A portion of the Limosilactobacillus reuteri genome contains these proteins:
- a CDS encoding phospholipase D family protein — MLDILDYTKQELISDADFWKFAGEHLEKPTEFRGVSFVSSIKFIEEQLLSRYDKVTLILGLSDNGKESIGKRMRQLNDRTEFVNYGYEHPDSEFTKRILDGSLRLLFTKQELIHTKMYLMTSDDRYLSFAGSMNLTEAAIHHNLEQLDSDYGTQTDPLYQCHVQMFNDNLHHATTYLDAKKMAGFIKAKNKEQLQVNVYTDTVNMVKNKDTGEQDAVIIPAEEVKGYKNRYSSDEELKKLSAQEKLSVAQTVKLFGNAGYKKRNLENIGKELYSLTQVVKHVSRNDDNSGKITREEDLYPKPVLFYNNGQLFEAPRVGDNVKSELITSNLTGDRLREQLQLFSDIAHEYDNYKEVGEGWQACDFMCFLFEAPWLWKIRNMYELSPSSKSREDVPLGVALIGQGRTGKSTLGKRLAAKLTGSGNFLDGGVFDAKNYALGKSNINMTITTVLSDYMYSAGPVNPMMIDDISPDLTTRPYFDRFIKEITNNRSLTQPLPSFIFTMNHREGDSKSQFSLKPEIMRRLWYLSFESTFAGDEDEREAKLNDLLERANDQLYRYCQVELAKFFNDVSPETEQKIEKDYLYPIKYVLKQAMDQFGMFELIKDYFDDNYDYSLFVGRNDWTMLINQAEVGADLTFIQQDGQLKAQINKQLFNKVSDSTARNNGSMMMERYFQYLPRKYRISYQYTSTGFIVDVANFDRWLNSDTLQQKYNSSEVARDAQKVNTDAKVTELLTRLTEAQEKQAHRHGIFSWLKKK; from the coding sequence ATGTTAGATATCCTAGATTACACTAAACAAGAATTAATTTCTGATGCTGATTTTTGGAAATTTGCGGGCGAGCATCTTGAAAAGCCAACCGAATTTAGGGGCGTTTCATTTGTTTCTTCAATTAAGTTTATTGAGGAGCAACTATTATCGCGTTATGATAAGGTCACTTTGATCCTTGGCTTAAGCGATAATGGAAAAGAATCAATTGGCAAACGGATGAGGCAGTTAAATGACCGGACTGAATTTGTCAATTATGGTTATGAACACCCTGATAGTGAATTTACAAAGCGAATTTTAGATGGGAGCTTGCGACTTTTATTCACAAAGCAAGAATTAATTCATACCAAAATGTACTTAATGACAAGTGACGACCGGTATCTCTCATTTGCCGGTTCAATGAATTTAACTGAAGCAGCAATTCATCATAATTTAGAACAGCTCGACAGTGACTATGGAACGCAGACGGATCCGCTTTATCAATGCCATGTCCAGATGTTCAATGATAACCTTCACCATGCGACTACCTATCTGGACGCAAAGAAAATGGCCGGGTTCATTAAGGCGAAAAATAAAGAGCAACTTCAGGTTAATGTCTATACCGATACGGTGAATATGGTGAAAAACAAGGATACCGGTGAGCAAGATGCGGTAATTATCCCGGCGGAAGAAGTAAAAGGATATAAGAACCGGTATAGTTCTGACGAGGAATTAAAGAAACTATCAGCCCAAGAAAAGTTGAGTGTTGCCCAAACTGTCAAGCTCTTTGGTAATGCTGGCTATAAGAAACGCAACCTTGAAAATATCGGGAAAGAACTTTACAGCCTTACTCAAGTAGTTAAACATGTGTCTCGAAACGATGATAACTCAGGAAAGATTACCCGTGAAGAAGATCTCTACCCTAAGCCGGTCTTATTTTATAACAATGGTCAGTTATTTGAAGCGCCCCGCGTTGGCGATAATGTAAAGTCGGAATTAATAACATCGAATTTAACGGGTGACCGTCTCCGTGAACAGCTTCAATTATTTAGCGATATTGCGCATGAGTACGATAATTACAAAGAAGTTGGCGAGGGATGGCAGGCATGTGATTTCATGTGTTTCCTATTTGAAGCGCCCTGGCTATGGAAAATCCGGAATATGTATGAATTATCACCAAGTAGTAAATCGCGCGAAGATGTTCCCCTCGGAGTAGCCTTGATTGGTCAAGGACGAACAGGAAAGTCGACGTTGGGAAAGCGGCTAGCAGCCAAGCTAACGGGGAGTGGCAACTTCCTTGATGGCGGTGTTTTTGATGCTAAAAATTATGCATTAGGAAAATCAAATATCAATATGACTATTACAACGGTTTTAAGTGATTATATGTATAGTGCTGGGCCCGTTAATCCGATGATGATTGATGATATTAGTCCTGACTTAACGACACGGCCATATTTTGATCGCTTCATTAAAGAAATTACTAACAATCGTAGTTTAACTCAGCCCCTCCCATCATTTATTTTTACGATGAATCATCGTGAGGGTGATAGTAAATCGCAATTTTCCCTTAAACCGGAAATTATGCGTCGTTTATGGTACCTTAGCTTTGAATCAACTTTTGCCGGAGATGAGGATGAACGTGAAGCTAAATTAAATGACTTGCTTGAGCGCGCTAACGATCAGCTTTATCGTTATTGCCAAGTTGAACTTGCAAAATTCTTCAATGATGTGTCGCCGGAGACAGAACAAAAGATTGAGAAGGATTACCTTTATCCAATCAAATATGTCTTGAAACAAGCGATGGACCAATTTGGGATGTTTGAGCTTATTAAAGACTACTTTGACGATAATTATGACTATTCACTTTTTGTCGGTCGGAATGATTGGACAATGCTGATTAACCAGGCGGAAGTGGGTGCTGATCTAACGTTTATTCAGCAGGATGGTCAGTTAAAAGCACAGATTAATAAGCAGCTTTTTAATAAGGTTTCAGATAGTACGGCGCGAAATAATGGTTCAATGATGATGGAACGGTACTTCCAATACTTGCCGCGAAAGTATCGGATTAGTTATCAATATACTAGTACCGGTTTTATTGTCGATGTTGCCAATTTTGATCGGTGGCTTAACAGTGATACCCTTCAGCAAAAGTATAATAGCAGCGAGGTAGCTCGGGACGCTCAAAAGGTAAATACTGATGCAAAGGTGACTGAATTGCTTACCCGGTTAACGGAGGCACAAGAAAAGCAAGCACACCGCCATGGGATATTTAGCTGGCTTAAAAAGAAATAA
- the ribH gene encoding 6,7-dimethyl-8-ribityllumazine synthase has product MKEFTGKFNVQSAKIGIVVANFNETVTKQLVQGATEMLAKFDLENVDVYHVPGAFEIPFMTKQLLIKKEYDGILTLGAIVKGETDHYDLICQNVASGVMNLNLTSNIPITFGILTTDNIEQAMQRAGLKAGNEGAITAQSLLEMISLNRQIN; this is encoded by the coding sequence ATGAAAGAATTTACTGGGAAATTTAATGTTCAGAGTGCAAAAATCGGGATTGTTGTTGCTAATTTTAACGAAACTGTTACTAAACAATTAGTGCAGGGAGCTACCGAGATGTTAGCTAAGTTTGACCTTGAAAACGTTGATGTATACCATGTCCCGGGAGCATTTGAAATTCCGTTTATGACGAAACAATTATTGATAAAAAAGGAATACGACGGCATTTTGACGTTAGGCGCTATTGTCAAAGGTGAAACAGATCACTACGATTTGATTTGTCAAAATGTTGCTAGCGGCGTAATGAATCTTAACTTAACGAGCAATATTCCAATTACATTTGGCATCCTTACTACCGATAACATTGAACAGGCAATGCAACGAGCGGGACTAAAAGCGGGTAATGAAGGAGCGATCACTGCACAAAGCTTACTAGAGATGATTTCGTTAAATCGACAAATAAATTAA
- the ribB gene encoding 3,4-dihydroxy-2-butanone-4-phosphate synthase has protein sequence MDVKKIQATIKHLQEGGLAIVMDDADREAEGDLVGLASEATPEKVNFMTKYARGLICVPMAPEVAERLKLPQMTADNSDPFGTAFTISVDHHSTTTGISAFDRWRTITHLAAPTAKNEDFYKPGHIFPLVAKKNGVLERNGHTEAAVDLARLAGVEPVAYICEILKDNGEMARSVELHEKAAEFSLPIITIKELQEYRQSLASKPVEEVHLPSQYGDFRLRWFDGNNLALIKGDIDPTTPVMVRLHSECFTGDVLGSLRCDCGPQLHESMRRIEKNGSGIIIYLRQEGRGIGLANKLRAYHLQEHGYDTVEANEKLVFAPDERQYDQAVTILHQLGITKINLLTNNPDKIAQLQLGDIEINERMPLEIAPNNYDENYLITKKNKFHHLLNLEA, from the coding sequence ATGGATGTAAAGAAAATTCAAGCAACGATTAAGCATTTGCAAGAAGGTGGTTTAGCAATTGTCATGGATGATGCAGACCGCGAAGCAGAAGGCGATTTGGTGGGGCTTGCTAGTGAAGCTACTCCCGAAAAGGTTAATTTCATGACTAAGTATGCCCGTGGATTGATATGTGTTCCCATGGCACCGGAAGTAGCTGAACGATTGAAATTACCTCAGATGACTGCTGATAATTCAGATCCTTTTGGTACGGCTTTTACGATCAGCGTTGACCATCATTCGACAACAACGGGAATTTCAGCCTTTGATCGTTGGCGCACTATTACTCATCTTGCCGCACCGACTGCTAAAAACGAAGACTTCTACAAGCCAGGTCATATCTTTCCTTTAGTTGCAAAGAAAAATGGAGTATTAGAACGAAATGGACATACTGAAGCTGCTGTTGACCTTGCACGCTTAGCTGGGGTAGAACCAGTTGCTTATATCTGTGAGATTTTAAAAGACAATGGTGAAATGGCGCGATCAGTTGAACTCCATGAGAAAGCAGCCGAATTTAGCTTACCCATCATTACGATCAAAGAACTTCAGGAATACCGGCAAAGTCTAGCGAGCAAACCAGTAGAAGAGGTGCACCTCCCGTCTCAGTATGGTGACTTTCGCTTACGGTGGTTTGATGGCAATAATCTAGCGCTAATAAAGGGAGATATTGATCCAACTACTCCTGTAATGGTTCGCTTGCATTCAGAATGCTTTACTGGCGATGTTCTTGGTTCCCTTCGCTGTGATTGTGGTCCTCAACTTCATGAATCAATGCGCCGAATTGAGAAAAACGGCAGCGGGATTATTATTTATTTGCGTCAAGAAGGCCGTGGAATTGGTTTAGCAAACAAGCTGCGGGCCTATCATTTGCAAGAACACGGCTATGATACTGTCGAGGCCAATGAAAAATTAGTTTTTGCGCCTGATGAACGGCAGTATGACCAAGCAGTTACGATTTTACATCAATTAGGGATAACCAAGATTAACCTACTTACTAATAATCCCGATAAAATTGCACAATTACAACTTGGCGATATTGAAATCAATGAACGGATGCCATTAGAAATCGCACCTAATAACTACGACGAGAATTATTTGATCACAAAGAAAAATAAATTTCATCATTTACTGAATCTGGAGGCTTAA
- a CDS encoding restriction endonuclease subunit S codes for MLQQLFVDKNSKQPNLRFKNFNGEWEQRKLGTVGKTQSGIGFPTKEQGGQKGVPFFKVSDMNNNGNEFEMTTSNNYVTEQQIISKKWKTITKVPAVIFAKVGAALMLNRKRLVTVPFLIDNNTMAYMFGKNWDPYFGKVLFDTLNLPKYAQTGALPSFNGSDIENIKVMFPTQVEQQIIGCFFESINGLITHQQNKLTQLTTLKKYLLQNLFI; via the coding sequence ATGTTACAACAATTATTTGTTGATAAAAATAGCAAACAACCTAACCTAAGATTTAAAAACTTTAATGGTGAGTGGGAGCAGCGTAAGTTGGGAACAGTAGGTAAAACTCAATCTGGAATTGGATTTCCTACTAAGGAACAAGGTGGTCAAAAGGGAGTTCCATTTTTTAAGGTTTCGGATATGAATAATAACGGAAATGAATTTGAAATGACTACTTCGAATAATTATGTTACTGAACAACAAATTATCAGTAAAAAATGGAAAACAATAACAAAAGTTCCAGCAGTTATTTTTGCAAAAGTTGGAGCTGCTTTAATGCTGAATAGAAAAAGACTTGTTACAGTTCCGTTTTTGATTGACAACAATACAATGGCATATATGTTCGGCAAGAACTGGGATCCATATTTTGGTAAGGTCCTGTTTGATACACTAAATTTACCTAAATATGCACAAACAGGTGCTTTGCCTTCATTTAATGGTTCGGATATTGAAAATATCAAAGTAATGTTTCCCACCCAAGTCGAACAACAAATAATTGGTTGCTTCTTTGAAAGTATTAATGGACTCATCACTCATCAGCAAAATAAACTTACTCAACTAACTACCTTGAAAAAGTATCTTTTACAAAATCTTTTCATCTAA
- the rihA gene encoding pyrimidine-specific ribonucleoside hydrolase RihA: MTKKIILDCDPGHDDALALTMAVASPKLDVLAVTTSACNQTPDKTLNNAMRMLTLLHREDIPVAQGNQTPLVEPLETAPEVHGETGLDGANLPDPDFKVQPIPAIELIAKTLRESDEKVTLVVTGPMTNAALFLRVYPDLAKEKIDQIVFMGGAMGLGNWRPSVEFNIFVDPEAAKIVMNFGLPLVMAPLNVTHKAQIMKDEIEQIGQIDNPVAQAFYGLLNFFEQYHENPKWGFKGAPLHDPCTIAWLIDPTMFGTDKMNVDVETQGDLTRGETVCDYYQLTDKPQNTEVLLDIDREKFIQLIMDTLQSFSQK; encoded by the coding sequence ATGACCAAAAAGATAATTCTTGATTGTGATCCCGGACATGATGATGCATTGGCGTTAACGATGGCCGTTGCTTCACCAAAGCTTGATGTTCTTGCCGTAACAACTTCTGCCTGTAATCAAACACCAGACAAAACTTTAAATAATGCAATGCGGATGTTAACCTTACTTCATCGAGAAGATATCCCGGTTGCTCAGGGAAATCAAACTCCGCTGGTCGAGCCGCTTGAAACTGCACCGGAAGTTCATGGAGAGACGGGTTTAGATGGTGCTAACCTTCCTGATCCCGATTTCAAAGTTCAACCAATTCCGGCTATTGAATTGATCGCTAAAACTCTTCGTGAAAGTGATGAGAAAGTTACCTTAGTAGTTACCGGTCCAATGACAAATGCAGCCTTATTCTTGCGGGTCTATCCCGACTTGGCAAAAGAAAAGATTGATCAAATTGTCTTCATGGGTGGGGCAATGGGACTTGGCAATTGGCGGCCATCAGTTGAATTTAATATTTTTGTTGATCCAGAAGCAGCTAAAATTGTAATGAACTTTGGGCTGCCTCTGGTAATGGCACCGTTGAACGTGACCCATAAAGCGCAGATTATGAAGGATGAAATTGAGCAAATCGGGCAAATCGACAATCCAGTTGCCCAGGCTTTCTATGGTCTCCTAAACTTCTTTGAACAGTACCATGAAAATCCTAAGTGGGGCTTTAAAGGTGCGCCACTCCATGACCCATGTACGATTGCTTGGTTGATTGATCCTACTATGTTCGGTACTGACAAAATGAATGTAGATGTTGAAACTCAGGGCGATCTTACACGGGGAGAGACGGTTTGTGACTACTATCAGTTAACTGATAAGCCCCAAAATACTGAAGTCCTCCTTGATATTGACCGTGAGAAATTCATCCAATTGATCATGGATACCCTGCAAAGTTTCTCACAGAAATAA
- the ribD gene encoding bifunctional diaminohydroxyphosphoribosylaminopyrimidine deaminase/5-amino-6-(5-phosphoribosylamino)uracil reductase RibD produces MEDVHFMQMAITEATKAGNETWKNPRVGAVIVKNSQVLARGHTHEYGGIHAERDAIGKLTPKQLQGATLYVTLEPYNHYGKQPPCSQAIIDAGITRVVIAETDPHQLVTGKGIATLQQQNIIVKTGVLKEAAQALNPHYNFFYRYQRPWVTLKQAVSLDYRVAAEKGQRTAITNSAVARVVHIERGNFQGILIGSQTAIIDNPSLLTTAPTEFPPVRIVLDRRGRLKDNPTLHLLTDGQAPTWIFTENSSLQGQFAKDVRVFYRQTWSIADILHELGRQEIQSVYVEGGPTVHQAFLQEGLFEELITYVAPHMLGKKGVSGMELACSMNFTHQEIKILENNIRIAERKIENV; encoded by the coding sequence GTGGAAGATGTTCATTTCATGCAAATGGCAATCACTGAAGCAACAAAGGCTGGCAATGAAACCTGGAAAAATCCTCGTGTTGGGGCAGTTATTGTTAAGAATAGTCAAGTTTTAGCGCGAGGTCATACTCACGAATATGGCGGAATTCACGCTGAACGGGATGCAATAGGTAAACTTACGCCGAAACAGTTACAGGGAGCAACTCTTTATGTCACGTTGGAACCCTACAATCACTATGGAAAACAACCGCCATGTAGTCAGGCGATTATTGACGCAGGTATCACGAGGGTTGTGATTGCAGAAACAGACCCGCACCAGCTTGTCACTGGAAAAGGAATTGCTACCCTTCAACAGCAAAATATTATTGTCAAAACGGGCGTCCTTAAAGAAGCAGCCCAAGCCTTAAATCCGCATTACAATTTCTTCTATCGGTACCAACGACCATGGGTAACTTTAAAACAAGCAGTAAGTCTTGACTATCGCGTGGCCGCAGAAAAAGGTCAACGAACGGCGATTACTAATTCTGCTGTGGCAAGAGTTGTTCATATCGAGCGTGGTAATTTTCAAGGGATTTTGATTGGGAGTCAGACAGCAATTATTGATAATCCATCTTTATTAACGACTGCTCCTACAGAATTTCCACCTGTAAGAATTGTTCTTGACCGCCGGGGACGTTTAAAAGATAATCCAACCCTACACTTGTTGACTGACGGGCAGGCACCTACTTGGATTTTTACGGAAAATAGTTCGCTACAAGGCCAGTTTGCTAAAGATGTGCGGGTATTTTACCGACAAACGTGGTCAATTGCTGATATTTTACATGAACTTGGTCGACAAGAAATTCAATCTGTTTATGTAGAAGGTGGCCCGACAGTTCATCAAGCATTTTTACAGGAAGGCCTATTTGAAGAGCTTATTACATACGTAGCTCCCCACATGCTTGGCAAAAAAGGTGTTAGCGGCATGGAACTAGCTTGCTCAATGAATTTTACCCATCAGGAAATTAAAATCTTAGAAAATAATATTAGGATTGCAGAAAGGAAGATTGAAAATGTTTAG
- a CDS encoding potassium channel family protein, whose product MHKKFTYIVYQIIMAILAVISIGMLIAYYAKRINIDTYPYNMIDNGIWLVFFTDYIIRLIISPNKREFVKDNVFDLLSIIPASSLFFLFRIGQIGRTFQMLKLMRIMRLVGFTGRLGVFFERNELLYYLYITIAVIMVAAAMFCISEKVSYETALWWAITTATTIGYGDVIPKTGIDRAAAIVLMLLEIGFIGMLTSTITEFFAKKDERKISAQLVKIQHENRQLKAELDEIKRLIQKNKR is encoded by the coding sequence GTGCATAAGAAGTTTACCTACATTGTCTACCAAATTATTATGGCTATCTTAGCCGTTATCTCAATTGGAATGCTGATTGCATATTACGCCAAGCGGATCAATATTGATACCTACCCTTACAATATGATTGACAATGGAATATGGTTAGTCTTCTTTACTGATTACATTATCCGGCTGATTATTTCACCAAATAAACGCGAATTTGTTAAAGATAATGTCTTTGATCTTCTTTCAATCATTCCTGCCAGCAGTTTGTTCTTTCTCTTCCGAATTGGGCAAATTGGTAGAACCTTTCAGATGCTTAAACTCATGCGCATTATGCGGTTAGTTGGTTTTACCGGTCGGCTTGGCGTCTTCTTTGAGCGCAATGAGCTGCTCTACTACTTGTACATTACGATTGCTGTCATAATGGTAGCCGCTGCAATGTTTTGTATCTCAGAGAAAGTCTCTTATGAAACAGCCCTATGGTGGGCAATTACAACTGCTACTACGATTGGTTACGGGGATGTGATTCCTAAGACCGGAATTGATCGGGCAGCCGCGATTGTCTTGATGCTCTTAGAAATTGGTTTTATTGGGATGCTTACCAGTACAATTACTGAGTTCTTTGCCAAAAAAGACGAACGGAAGATTTCCGCCCAGTTAGTCAAAATCCAACATGAAAATCGCCAACTAAAAGCTGAGTTAGACGAAATCAAGCGTTTGATTCAGAAAAATAAACGTTAG
- a CDS encoding riboflavin synthase gives MFSGLVAETGRIVKVTQDGETIELVVEPHSDDFLTTVQLGDSIAVNGTCLTVVEINNNQFTTTLMPQTFEKTTFKNLEKGSLVNLERSLQVGARLEGHIATGHVDELSRVLKRTVNENAIEVQFSLPQRLHGQVVAQGSVAINGVSLTVMETGADWFTVGLIPHTQLVTNLDTLKVGDEVNLETDILGKYVVANVLGGRK, from the coding sequence ATGTTTAGTGGTTTAGTTGCGGAAACGGGACGAATAGTAAAAGTTACCCAGGATGGCGAAACGATTGAATTGGTGGTTGAACCTCATAGTGATGATTTTTTAACTACCGTGCAACTTGGCGATTCAATTGCGGTAAATGGGACATGTTTAACGGTCGTAGAAATCAATAATAATCAATTTACGACGACATTAATGCCGCAAACCTTTGAAAAGACAACGTTCAAAAACTTGGAAAAAGGGTCTCTTGTAAATCTTGAACGTTCATTGCAAGTTGGCGCACGACTAGAAGGTCATATTGCAACGGGGCATGTTGACGAACTATCACGAGTTTTAAAGCGGACTGTCAATGAAAATGCTATTGAAGTGCAATTTAGTCTGCCACAACGCCTGCATGGTCAAGTGGTAGCGCAGGGAAGTGTCGCGATTAATGGCGTAAGTTTAACCGTGATGGAAACTGGTGCCGACTGGTTTACGGTTGGGCTGATTCCGCACACTCAACTCGTGACTAACTTAGATACGCTTAAAGTAGGGGATGAAGTTAATCTAGAAACCGATATTTTAGGCAAATATGTAGTCGCAAATGTACTAGGAGGCCGAAAATAA
- a CDS encoding site-specific integrase codes for MSRKHYSTKLFYKYYMDWIKLYKEKAVRKVTLDKYYLTHRKIKELAPELHMNELTRQLYQKLLNNYAATHEKQTTLDFHHHLKAALVDALDEGLLEHDPTRRAIIKGVDPSNKKNKFLNLYELQKLLRHLDLGDELNWDWFILLVSKTVLRFAEALALTPEDFDFERQQIIVNKSWNYKTPIGNFQKTKNESSNRAVMVDWHLMNQFKSLIQNKESDWPIFVPHNKRVFNSTVNGLLEKYCYKLDIPTISVHGLRHTHASLLLYEGVSVASVAKRLGHANTTTTQETYIHIIEELENKDNDKVLHHLSQLN; via the coding sequence ATGTCTCGGAAACACTACAGTACAAAGTTATTTTATAAATACTATATGGATTGGATTAAGCTTTATAAGGAAAAAGCAGTTCGAAAAGTAACGTTGGATAAATATTATTTAACGCATCGAAAAATTAAAGAACTTGCACCAGAGTTACATATGAATGAACTTACTCGCCAATTATATCAGAAATTATTAAATAACTATGCTGCTACTCACGAAAAACAAACTACTCTTGATTTTCATCATCACCTAAAAGCAGCCTTAGTTGATGCACTAGACGAAGGATTGCTGGAACATGACCCTACACGGCGAGCAATTATAAAGGGAGTTGATCCTAGCAATAAAAAGAATAAATTTTTGAACCTTTATGAATTACAAAAACTACTCCGCCATCTTGATTTAGGTGACGAATTAAACTGGGATTGGTTTATCTTACTAGTATCAAAGACTGTCTTACGATTTGCGGAAGCGTTAGCCTTAACTCCAGAAGATTTTGATTTTGAAAGGCAACAAATTATCGTTAATAAATCTTGGAATTATAAAACGCCAATTGGTAATTTTCAAAAAACTAAGAATGAATCTTCAAACCGCGCTGTCATGGTTGATTGGCACCTTATGAATCAATTTAAGTCACTTATTCAAAATAAAGAAAGTGACTGGCCAATTTTTGTGCCACACAATAAAAGAGTATTTAATTCAACTGTTAATGGCTTGTTAGAAAAATATTGCTATAAATTAGATATACCAACTATTTCGGTTCATGGTTTACGCCATACCCATGCCTCATTATTACTTTACGAAGGAGTGTCAGTTGCTAGTGTTGCCAAAAGACTAGGTCACGCCAACACTACAACGACCCAAGAAACCTATATCCATATTATTGAGGAGCTCGAAAATAAAGATAATGATAAGGTTCTCCATCATCTATCTCAACTGAATTAA